CGAAAGATGCCACAGTCACGTCAGAGTGATACAACTGACTGACTTCAGAGGAATCTTGCGGCATCTTGGTATCTGTATCTCGTTAGTTATATAAACCAATTCCTAATGTCACATCTCGTAGTGGTATGTTGCATGTTGAATGCTACCAGATAGCGTGGATGTTTCTGGTCCTGGTTTCGGAAAATCATCTGGCAGAGCAGATTTGGGAGATGCAAAAGTCCCTTACAGCCGTAGGGGCCCTCCCAGCTTTCAGATAGTTCATatctttcccttttctcGTCGACTGATGTGCATATCAATACCTCAAACTCATTGGTCCCTGTTTTGATATGTCTCAAACAGTTTATAATCGAAGTAATGCCCCCTTTACTCCTGCGCCCAGCTGGATTCGCCACAATCGATGCTCGTTGAGAGCAAAGATTTCCCCGTTTCTGCCGAAGCAGAAGTTGGCCACGCCTCCGTCAACGAGGACTCGACCCAAGAGTACACCTCCCGGGGACCAAATATTGATTCCATCACCACAGCCACTGTATACATTTCCTTCCAAATCGCACTCGATTCCATCTGGAATGCCCTGGTCTGCCATAGCAAAGAGCCGCCGGTTGATGAGGAATGGCTCCCCGTGAATAGTGCACACGTCAAAGGCATAGCGTCAGCCCTTTGAATTCAATCTCCAGCATTCAAGAAGATCGCATGTAACTAACATGGAGGATACCCGTTGGTCATCGATGCTACCGTCTCCATGTACCCGGTCTGTATCGGTGATATAAACAACCTGCTCATCCGGAGAGAAGCATATACCATTCGGTCTCCCGAACCCATCAGCCACTACGCGGATAACCCCGGTGTTTGGACACCACCGGTATACCTGGTTAGGCAGGCGTGGTGGAGGGCGGTAACCCTGCTCAGAGCCATATATAGGATCAGTGAACCAGATTGAACCATCCGTGTGTACCACCACATCATTGACAGAGTTGAACGATCGGCCGTGGAAATCACCTTTCAATAGTTCCGGCTTGTATGGCGCCATTATAGACATCCGATACAGTCCGCTTGGCTCGGTCATAGTCCCTTGTGCACAGAAGAGAACGTGGTCCTTATCATAATTGATGCCTCCGTTACCCATAGGAATATCAGTAACAATCTCCTCGCAGGTGATTGGCCGTTTATTCAGATCGACGCGATTAATATGCACTTTTTGCTGTCCGTTCGGACCAAAACAACGGTTGCTGGTAACGAAGAGGTTATTGGTGTCAGGGAAAAAGACCCCGGCTTCGTGAGCAAACGGATAGTCTTCATCTTCCACTAGAAGCTCTGCTGTCGGAGATGAACCAATGATCGCCCCGAATCGCCGGTCATGGGCTGTGAAGGTAATCGCGTTGTTGAACATCTTGTGAGATAGCGATGGGGAGTACCCGGGGGTTTCGGAGCAGAGAAAACGATTTGATGTTTGAATAAGAAACCCCGAGAGAGCTCTCCTCTCCCTCGGAGAAACGCCAAGGGGACTTCGGGGTCTCCCGGCCATCACGGCTCGATCAACAACAGATCAGCTCGTCTCATCAAGTTCGTATTTTTCCAACTTTCAATTCATCATCGCGTTAATTCCCACAAAAGGCATTATCTCCGCTTCCCAAAAAGTGTGATATTTCGGTTGATTAAACAAAACGCGTTGCCCTTGATCTGTCTCGGGGACCCTTTTTATGGTGTATCCCACGTTTCTTCACCTTGAGTCACTCGCATAGAAGTACGGATGGTTCAAAGGCATTGTAGAGCTTTGTCTATCAAATTCATGCCTCTGGAAATCAATCACCTCGTTCACCCTAACCTACATTCATCGAACCTGGCTTCACAAAGATTTGTCGTCGGCTAACTCACCATCGAGGCCTCCGCATCATTCAATCGGGGAGCAAGTCAATAGCAGAGTTCGCATCGACACATGCTATagccaagggcaagaagttTTCTTTCGGCATGTTCTATATAGGTTTGGATGTTCTACCTCTCTCATGTATCCATTATAGATTGTTTTTCTGAGCATCATGCGCGATTCAAGACAGATCCTCCACCTTGTGTCTCTGTTTTCAGACCTCTTTGGTAAATGTACCCCAAAATAGGAGTAGAAGACGCTATCTCAAAAATCAAAGGCTTGCATTGAAAAGAGAATTGGCCCTCTAGTTACATCTTGCAAATAGTGAGAAGGCATGCAATTAGCAAACAGAAGTAGAGAGTGTCATCAATCATCACATCGTTCGAAACCCTTCACGGAAACAAGACCCCACGCCAGCCCAGGTACTCTCCAGAGAGTGCTAGGAAATGAGAAatgaaaaacaaagaaaagcaagCAGTATTAAATAAGATCTCAAAAAAGGTAGTAGCCGAAAGTACGCGTGGGGTCATACATCCTCAACTTCGATGACCCGTTCCACAATCCAGTCGGCAAAAGCCTGGCCCTCAAGTTTCCACCGTCCATCAACCCACACATCACAAAGCCAGTAAGCCCACGGTTTGCTCGAAGATGTGAGCTGCAGATCCCAGATTGAAGCCGTCGCGCGGCGATGAGAGTGACTGTCGGCCCGTGCCGAGAGATCATGATTGACGTTGCGGAATTCAGCAGCTGACGTTGGGTTGCTGGTAACGGAATCGCCTTGCCGGATCCGCCATTCACGTTCAGCTTTCTCGCCTGCGCGGCGAGCGACCGCTTCCTCATCTTCTGCTTGGTAGAGATTGCATTTGGTGCATTCTGTGCAACGGGACCCAGGGTTGATGCGGAAGTGCTCGCAGAAGTGTTTGTAACCTTCTGGTTCATCAAATTCGTCATTTTCGGACATGTGACCTGCCACCTGTTCAACATCCAAGGGATGGTCGGGTATATCGCCCGGGCC
The nucleotide sequence above comes from Penicillium digitatum chromosome 1, complete sequence. Encoded proteins:
- a CDS encoding SMP-30/Gluconolaconase/LRE-like region, with product MFNNAITFTAHDRRFGAIIGSSPTAELLVEDEDYPFAHEAGVFFPDTNNLFVTSNRCFGPNGQQKVHINRVDLNKRPITCEEIVTDIPMGNGGINYDKDHVLFCAQGTMTEPSGLYRMSIMAPYKPELLKGDFHGRSFNSVNDVVVHTDGSIWFTDPIYGSEQGYRPPPRLPNQVYRWCPNTGVIRVVADGFGRPNGICFSPDEQVVYITDTDRVHGDGSIDDQRVSSMLVTCDLLECWRLNSKG